The following are from one region of the Hymenobacter sp. YIM 151858-1 genome:
- a CDS encoding DMT family transporter: MNPRLLLVIGIVCISLSPIFVKGMPVPGLTSAFYRIAVAWAVLALYVLLAKKLQSISRKDLLISLLGGLVFASDIAVWNISIRLSSATVATLLANLAPVWVGLGSVVFLKARPGVSFWSGTLVALCGMVLLAGLPAILALQFDLGFLLAVLSSVFYGIYILLTKDVLRRIDTLTFMFWNMLAASIFLLLLCLGYQEPLWHFSTETWLGLLGLGLVCQLAGWLTINKAIQHLEPTNVSLSLLSQAFVTGLMAWVFLREQVTGTTVVGGCIVLLGIAITYIRPASPGRWRIPKQAPKAPHP, from the coding sequence ATGAACCCGCGTCTGCTTCTGGTTATCGGCATCGTCTGCATTTCGCTTTCGCCCATCTTCGTGAAGGGCATGCCGGTGCCCGGGCTCACCTCCGCATTCTACCGCATTGCCGTGGCCTGGGCGGTGCTGGCGTTGTATGTGCTGCTGGCCAAAAAGCTGCAGTCCATCAGCCGCAAGGACTTGCTTATTTCCTTGCTCGGGGGCCTGGTATTCGCCTCCGATATTGCCGTCTGGAACATCTCCATCCGGCTGTCGTCGGCTACGGTGGCCACGCTGCTGGCCAACCTGGCGCCCGTGTGGGTGGGGCTGGGCAGCGTGGTGTTCCTGAAAGCGCGGCCCGGCGTTTCGTTCTGGAGCGGCACCCTGGTTGCCTTGTGCGGCATGGTGCTGCTGGCCGGGCTGCCCGCAATTCTGGCCCTGCAGTTCGACCTAGGCTTTCTGCTGGCCGTGCTTTCCAGCGTCTTCTACGGCATCTACATTCTGCTCACGAAAGACGTACTACGGCGCATCGACACGCTCACGTTCATGTTCTGGAACATGCTGGCGGCCAGTATCTTCTTGCTGCTGCTTTGCCTGGGGTACCAAGAGCCGCTGTGGCATTTCTCAACAGAAACGTGGTTGGGCTTGCTGGGGCTGGGGCTGGTGTGTCAGCTGGCAGGTTGGCTCACCATCAACAAAGCCATTCAGCACCTCGAGCCCACCAACGTGTCGCTGAGCCTCCTGAGCCAGGCGTTTGTAACCGGGCTGATGGCCTGGGTGTTTCTGCGCGAACAGGTTACGGGCACTACCGTTGTGGGCGGGTGCATCGTGCTGCTCGGTATTGCCATTACCTACATCAGGCCCGCGTCGCCTGGGCGGTGGCGCATCCCGAAGCAGGCCCCGAAGGCGCCGCATCCGTGA
- a CDS encoding RNA polymerase sigma factor: protein MPPIEEILAGCRRGQPAAQRQLYDHLAYRLMGVCLRYSPTRAEAEDALQNAFVKIFSNLHQYAGQGPFEAWARRIAVTTAINAYHQRKQRGPHVDCEEAADQAHPDGTPLEQLSANEVLRLMQTLPLGYRTVLNLYAVEGYSHAEIAELLGISEGTSKSQLSRARHLLEERLVASNKIA from the coding sequence ATGCCGCCAATCGAAGAGATATTAGCCGGCTGCCGCCGCGGGCAGCCGGCGGCCCAACGGCAGTTGTACGACCACTTGGCCTACCGGCTGATGGGCGTGTGCCTCCGCTACAGCCCCACCCGCGCCGAAGCCGAAGACGCGCTGCAAAATGCCTTCGTGAAAATCTTCAGCAACCTGCACCAGTACGCCGGGCAGGGCCCCTTTGAAGCCTGGGCGCGCCGCATTGCCGTTACCACCGCCATCAACGCCTACCACCAGCGCAAGCAGCGCGGCCCGCACGTGGACTGCGAAGAAGCCGCCGACCAGGCCCACCCCGACGGCACCCCGCTCGAGCAGCTTTCGGCCAACGAGGTGCTACGCCTGATGCAGACGCTGCCGCTGGGCTACCGCACCGTGCTGAACCTGTACGCCGTGGAAGGCTACTCGCACGCCGAAATCGCGGAGCTGCTGGGCATTTCCGAGGGCACCAGCAAATCGCAGCTGTCGCGCGCCCGCCACTTGCTCGAAGAACGGCTGGTAGCCTCCAACAAAATCGCCTAA
- a CDS encoding PorT family protein, with product MTEHDQQDFFRELHDKLHDFGAEPPADAWAGIQSRLPQQKKDRRLFFYLSTAAALLLLGVALLGGFHRFNMPFGGGAAGRSAQPVAVRPASTGGQAGQAAGALPNGQPTNPGAAGPTNPGAADAQAIAAQGTRESATADATAGAYASNASASAGTRSALGASEVSNGLAPAAASSGYAAVTDAKARRRTSRSAGTKHLGALAAASTGTAARSRTGRLGKEQGMASLGSRAATRRTGSNTLAAASNAAASRESGLTRNSLRRAARPKTGLSAVGISEGGSGFSASTRTATHGRIRGASLPLEPTAPEVALTEPEEPEVQRTRRSNRRPQSRRARIIKGLSVEMLAGAAYSYRHLSGNGTKAQRQLTSLERPAVGYSGQLNVAYALNRQAKVSVGLGYTDYATRYRYQVQKSSGSVLKIDQRDVYRFMVVPVQMQYKLAGNHRYALGWLAGGTLGVYTGGRTTEGSACNCTQNNDPTTDARYRSFTVAATAGAFVDYNLTPDVRLLLRPTLQYHLTSLTAPSSGLLQRRPVSVGLQTGLSFNLKEPKRPAPAIAKH from the coding sequence ATGACTGAGCACGATCAGCAAGATTTTTTTCGGGAGCTGCACGACAAGCTCCACGACTTTGGCGCCGAACCACCAGCTGATGCCTGGGCGGGAATCCAGAGCCGCCTGCCCCAGCAGAAGAAAGACCGCCGTCTGTTTTTTTACCTCAGCACCGCAGCTGCCCTCCTGCTGCTGGGCGTGGCGCTCCTAGGTGGTTTTCACCGCTTCAACATGCCCTTCGGCGGGGGGGCTGCAGGCCGCTCCGCGCAACCCGTGGCCGTACGCCCGGCCAGCACCGGCGGGCAAGCAGGCCAAGCAGCTGGCGCATTGCCGAACGGGCAGCCCACCAACCCGGGTGCCGCTGGCCCCACCAACCCCGGGGCTGCTGATGCACAAGCCATTGCCGCACAAGGCACCCGGGAAAGCGCAACTGCCGACGCCACCGCTGGCGCTTACGCAAGCAACGCCTCGGCATCGGCCGGCACGCGTAGCGCCCTAGGTGCTTCGGAGGTCAGCAACGGCCTGGCACCCGCGGCAGCTTCTTCTGGATATGCCGCAGTTACTGATGCCAAAGCCCGCCGCCGCACTTCGCGCTCGGCCGGGACGAAGCACCTGGGTGCGTTGGCTGCGGCCAGCACTGGCACGGCTGCCCGCAGCCGCACAGGGCGCCTAGGGAAAGAGCAAGGCATGGCAAGCCTGGGCAGCCGGGCAGCTACCCGCCGAACAGGCAGCAACACTTTGGCCGCGGCCTCCAATGCTGCAGCCTCCCGCGAATCGGGCTTGACGCGCAATAGCCTGCGCCGCGCCGCTCGCCCGAAAACGGGTTTATCCGCAGTTGGCATTTCGGAAGGGGGTTCGGGTTTTTCCGCCTCGACTCGTACGGCTACTCACGGCCGCATCAGAGGGGCTAGCTTGCCGCTCGAGCCTACGGCCCCAGAAGTGGCGCTAACCGAGCCCGAGGAGCCGGAAGTACAACGCACCCGCCGCAGCAACCGCAGACCGCAAAGCCGCCGGGCCCGCATCATCAAAGGCCTGAGCGTGGAAATGCTGGCCGGGGCCGCCTACTCCTACCGCCACCTGTCGGGCAACGGCACCAAGGCCCAACGGCAGCTTACCAGCCTCGAGCGCCCGGCCGTGGGCTACTCGGGCCAGTTGAACGTGGCTTACGCCCTCAACCGCCAGGCGAAGGTTTCGGTGGGCTTGGGCTACACCGACTACGCCACCCGCTACCGCTACCAGGTGCAAAAGAGCAGCGGCAGCGTGCTGAAAATAGATCAGCGCGATGTGTACCGCTTTATGGTGGTGCCGGTGCAGATGCAATACAAACTCGCCGGCAACCACCGCTACGCCCTGGGTTGGCTGGCGGGCGGCACGCTCGGGGTGTACACCGGCGGCCGCACCACCGAGGGCAGCGCCTGCAACTGCACGCAAAACAACGACCCCACCACCGACGCCCGCTACCGCTCCTTTACGGTAGCCGCCACCGCCGGCGCTTTTGTCGACTACAACCTCACGCCCGACGTGCGCCTTCTGCTCCGCCCCACGCTGCAATACCACCTCACCTCGCTCACTGCCCCTTCGTCGGGGCTGCTGCAGCGCCGCCCCGTGTCGGTGGGCCTGCAAACCGGTTTGTCTTTCAACTTAAAAGAGCCGAAGCGCCCCGCCCCGGCTATTGCTAAACACTAA
- the hutI gene encoding imidazolonepropionase yields MPATQPYSLLIRNAAQVLTLAGPATDKPLAGAAMHQWRILDLGYVACHGSTIAAVGAMAELDEALIGPETRVIDATGRVVMPGLVECHTHLVFGGNRADEFQRKLQGESYLDILASGGGILSTVRKTRAACDDELLAHALHHLEGFRRYGVTTLEAKTGYGLDKETELRLLRVARQAGQQQPVRIVSTFLGAHVPGPEYKGRPAEYLDYLATEVLPEVRGAAEFVDVFCEEGAFGVEEARRYLQRARHLGFKLKIHAEQLHDLGGCLMAAELGATSVDHCDYLTPAGAAQVAAAGQGRTVAVLLPLVPLFLRQEKYAPGRQFIDAALPVAISTDFNPGSCPSKNLWLALQVACLKMGMTPLEALAAVTLNAAWAIDRQHDCGSLEPGKRADVLLLHVPDYRELPYWLGENPVAQVIIGGELV; encoded by the coding sequence GTGCCCGCCACCCAACCTTACTCGCTGCTCATCCGCAACGCGGCGCAGGTGCTCACGCTGGCCGGCCCGGCCACCGATAAACCCCTGGCCGGCGCTGCCATGCACCAGTGGCGCATCCTCGACCTAGGGTACGTGGCTTGCCACGGCAGCACCATTGCCGCCGTGGGTGCCATGGCCGAGCTGGATGAGGCGCTGATCGGCCCCGAAACCCGCGTAATCGACGCCACGGGCCGCGTGGTGATGCCCGGCCTGGTGGAGTGCCACACGCACCTGGTGTTTGGCGGCAACCGCGCCGATGAGTTTCAGCGCAAGCTGCAGGGCGAGTCGTACCTCGATATTCTGGCTTCGGGCGGGGGCATCCTGAGCACCGTGCGCAAAACCCGCGCGGCCTGCGACGACGAGCTGCTCGCCCACGCCCTGCACCACCTCGAGGGCTTCCGGCGCTACGGCGTAACCACCCTGGAGGCCAAAACCGGTTACGGCCTCGATAAGGAAACCGAGCTGCGCTTGTTGCGCGTGGCCCGGCAAGCGGGCCAGCAGCAACCCGTGCGCATCGTCAGCACTTTCCTGGGTGCCCACGTGCCCGGCCCCGAGTACAAGGGCCGCCCCGCCGAATACCTCGATTACCTGGCAACCGAAGTGCTGCCCGAGGTGCGCGGCGCGGCCGAGTTCGTGGATGTATTCTGCGAAGAAGGCGCTTTCGGCGTTGAGGAAGCCCGCCGCTACCTGCAGCGCGCCCGCCACCTAGGGTTTAAGCTGAAAATCCACGCCGAGCAGCTGCACGACCTGGGCGGCTGCCTGATGGCCGCCGAGCTCGGCGCCACCAGCGTCGACCACTGCGACTACCTCACGCCCGCAGGCGCCGCGCAGGTGGCGGCCGCCGGCCAGGGCCGCACCGTGGCGGTGCTGCTGCCGCTGGTGCCCCTGTTTTTGCGCCAGGAAAAATACGCCCCCGGGCGGCAGTTCATTGATGCGGCTTTGCCCGTGGCCATCAGCACCGATTTCAACCCGGGCTCGTGCCCCAGCAAAAACCTGTGGCTGGCCCTGCAGGTAGCCTGCCTGAAAATGGGCATGACGCCGCTCGAAGCCCTGGCTGCCGTAACCCTCAACGCCGCCTGGGCCATCGATCGGCAACACGACTGCGGCTCGCTGGAGCCCGGCAAGCGCGCCGATGTGCTGCTGCTGCACGTGCCCGACTACCGCGAACTGCCCTACTGGCTGGGCGAAAACCCGGTGGCGCAGGTAATAATCGGCGGCGAGCTGGTTTAG
- a CDS encoding ATP-binding protein — protein sequence MQAVIFCGIQATGKSTFYKQRFFNSHVRISLDLLRTRNRERRLLQLCLETQARFAVDNTNPTVAERQVYIAAARQAGYRVVGYYFQSAPREALLRNQQRPTAEQVPAKGIFGTSGRLELPTYAEGFDELYHVRIGPGGGFEVRPWQA from the coding sequence ATGCAGGCAGTCATTTTCTGCGGAATTCAGGCCACGGGCAAGTCGACGTTCTACAAGCAGCGGTTCTTCAACTCGCACGTGCGCATCAGCCTCGATCTGCTTCGTACGCGCAACCGCGAGCGGCGCCTGCTGCAGCTGTGCCTCGAAACCCAGGCCCGGTTTGCGGTGGATAACACCAACCCCACCGTGGCCGAGCGGCAGGTATACATTGCCGCGGCCCGGCAGGCGGGCTACCGGGTGGTAGGCTACTACTTTCAGTCGGCGCCGCGCGAGGCGCTGCTGCGCAACCAGCAGCGCCCCACCGCCGAGCAGGTGCCGGCCAAAGGTATTTTTGGCACCAGCGGCCGCCTGGAGCTGCCCACCTACGCCGAGGGCTTCGATGAGTTGTACCACGTGCGCATCGGGCCGGGCGGCGGGTTTGAGGTGAGGCCCTGGCAGGCGTAG